From a single Populus trichocarpa isolate Nisqually-1 chromosome 17, P.trichocarpa_v4.1, whole genome shotgun sequence genomic region:
- the LOC7461283 gene encoding cytochrome b5, producing MGGDGKVFTFEEVTVHNNHKDCWLIINGKVYDVTKFMEDHPGGDEVLLSSTGQDATDDFEDVGHSDSAREMMGEYCIGDIDASTVPQKTKYRTPKQPHYNQDKTSEFIIKLLQFLVPLAILGLAFGLRLYTKST from the exons ATGGGTGGCGATGGCAAAGTTTTCACTTTTGAAGAAGTGACTGTGCACAACAATCATAAAGACTGTTGGCTTATTATCAATGGCAAG GTTTATGATGTGACAAAGTTCATGGAAGACCACCCTGGTGGAGATGAGGTTTTGTTGTCTTCTACAG GGCAGGATGCAACTGATGATTTTGAAGATGTGGGTCATAGTGATAGTGCCAGAGAAATGATGGGCGAATACTGCATTGGAGATATCGATGCTTCGACTGTCCCTCAGAAAACAAAGTACAGGACTCCAAAGCAGCCTCACTACAATCAAGATAAGACCTCCGAGTTCATTATCAAGCTCCTCCAGTTCCTAGTTCCTCTTGCCATATTGGGTTTGGCCTTTGGACTCCGCCTTTACACCAAATCAACCTAA